Genomic DNA from Paenibacillus sp. KS-LC4:
TCGTCGTCAGCGGCGTCCGAAGCTCATGGGACACATTCGCAACGAACTGCCTGCGCGACTGCTCCAGCTTCTCCTGCTCGGTGACATCCTGCAAGACGACGATCGTTCCCGTCGTCCCTTTATCCCGGCGGTGAATAGGTGTAAAGGTGACTCGCATTATCCCTTCGGCCTCATCCATTTCCGCCTCCTCGCCCCGGTCGAGAATGAGCGTCTGCTCCTTGCCCTGGCGCAGCTCGTCCAAGCGCTGCTGAGGCAGCGCAAGCAGCTCGGTCAGGCTGCAATTTTCGCAGGTTTTGCGATCGAGCATTTCCAGCGACCGCCGATTCCAGACAATGACCTTCCCGTGCTCATCGGCCGCAATAACGCCATCGCTCATATTCGAGAGAATGGAATTAAGCTTCTCATTCTCCTCCTCATTGACCGACAGCGCCTCCTTCAGCCGAATCGTCATATCATTAAACGCCATGCTGAGCCGCCCGATTTCATCATCGCCCAGAACGGGCACCTTGAGATCGAACTTCCCTTCAGCGACCGCTGTTGCCTGCCGGGTCAGTCCTTGAATCGGGCTCGTGATCGTATGAGCCAGCAAAATGCCCAGCACTCCCGTTAGCCCTAAAGCGATAAGCGTTCCTGAGAAAAAAATCTGATTGACCCGATTAACCGTGTCATACAGGCTATCCATCGACGCGACCATATAGACAGCGCCGAGCACATTGTCATTGTCGTTGCCTGTTACCGGCAGCGCGATGATTTTTTTTCGGACATTATTTTCGTCAATAATCTCTTCCTCGTTCTCTGGAATGCCGACCAATGCCCGGCTCACCGCAAGCGACGGATTTTTCTTGCCTACATAGGATTCCGGCACCTGAACAGACGTCGCAACGATTTTGCCATTCGCATCGAGCACCTGCACCTCTGTGCCGCTTATGCTGAACAGGTTGCGAACGACGAGGCTGAGCCCCTCTGCGCTCTCTGCATTCGTATCCAGATCGCCGCCCGGCTTGATCGACAAGTGTCGCGCCGCCAGCTTGGACAAAATATCGGCCTGCTCCTTGAGGTTATTCGTGAAGCTGTCTGTAAGCGACGTCTTGACCGTACTGATAAAATAAACGCCAATAAGCTGCATCGCCACCAAAATCAGCAGCAAATAAATAATAACCAGCTTCACCTGGATCGTGCGAAAAAACCGCCGCACCATCATACGTAACCGTAACCTCCCGGCTTCGTGCTTCGCATCATATAACCCAGCCCGCGCCTTGTCATAATGAACTCCGGCCTGCTCGGATCATCCTCAATCTTCTCGCGCAGCCTTCGGATCGTTACATCTACTGTCCGCACGTCGCCAAAATATTCAAAGCCCCATACCGCCTGCAGCAAATGCTCCCGCGTCATGACCTTGCCGCTGTTGCGCGCCATATAATACACAAGCTCGTATTCCCGGTGCGTCAA
This window encodes:
- the walK gene encoding cell wall metabolism sensor histidine kinase WalK, whose product is MMVRRFFRTIQVKLVIIYLLLILVAMQLIGVYFISTVKTSLTDSFTNNLKEQADILSKLAARHLSIKPGGDLDTNAESAEGLSLVVRNLFSISGTEVQVLDANGKIVATSVQVPESYVGKKNPSLAVSRALVGIPENEEEIIDENNVRKKIIALPVTGNDNDNVLGAVYMVASMDSLYDTVNRVNQIFFSGTLIALGLTGVLGILLAHTITSPIQGLTRQATAVAEGKFDLKVPVLGDDEIGRLSMAFNDMTIRLKEALSVNEEENEKLNSILSNMSDGVIAADEHGKVIVWNRRSLEMLDRKTCENCSLTELLALPQQRLDELRQGKEQTLILDRGEEAEMDEAEGIMRVTFTPIHRRDKGTTGTIVVLQDVTEQEKLEQSRRQFVANVSHELRTPLTTIKSYAEALNDGALAERELSERFVGVISNETERMIRLVTDLLHLSRLDSNQAPMRRRQTNIHDMLDEVADRFSFQLRQKSIRASIQVESELKDAWLDRDQIDQVLDNLFSNAIKYTLDGGKIQLSARKQEQSLIAISVKDTGIGIPKRDLQKIFDRFYRVDKARSRNMGGTGLGLSIAREIVKAHGGTISLESELNVGTTVTFTLPMLEEDGERS